From Penaeus vannamei isolate JL-2024 chromosome 40, ASM4276789v1, whole genome shotgun sequence, the proteins below share one genomic window:
- the LOC138860257 gene encoding EF-hand domain-containing family member C2-like: protein MPAAQTKRKCDFNFKNRIAHFQVYMIYEHRADVRHHRTSNAVVAHVDEAGYLPNWKILSFGGVLLDGSTSVQREVRLYFHLEDQTVRVIETPTPNAGTIQGTLVGRQRVSLSTHPLSTHFDLSHFKVGETVTILGRTYFVTSCDPATRIYLTSLGFNPKSDLCDPSLTAYQEHLPAATAAASAGKLQFSSEWPRQHPLATFVNRSGQVLRYFGEWVAEGKESGGVRTLVTDKVELRYYLEDDTAEVRVHHLTPQQDVLTPARPAQPTKILKRGPVAKNMAELNNASSLGSVGRPTLNLVGLRGGRAHLKDRRPQAPSSPVFLQPKDLVLGKTVDVAGRLLRLCECDSFTKNYFKNVYGIDQHPVGYSYLDKQLGTPQLPRTEPLDPRWLEETPKDPLHPLPTTVTTTNHNAHSTRDGYEHTILRFGARLVTEKEKDREREFVINFYAHDSTVSVFEVPKINSGMRAGMFLGRGLVVSEKGGHVGGKDLFAGNIVRLNSHTFYITHADEFTLGFMEEHCDEFPQANYNVALDEARRHMGHHELTSLLHQLTGHDSSKSGYTRTAIVLNALAKALEKSALTRQQIQALVRRHRRQEPSPFSRESLTHLASLHLKRHNFDGLPDLSSGLRGRDTEGRGRLPAATVRAAVKATRLPVPTLLVDALVSSVTEHDGQIDYDRLCHELDYRQRPHIHDNLPCQLDESSLEVGLRRLSDDTDYVNLIADLEGSANTHHFAGSGLV from the exons ATCCTGAGTTTTGGCGGAGTCCTCCTGGACGGCAGTACGAGCGTCCAGAGGGAAGTCCGCCTCTATTTCCACCTGGAGGACCAAACAGTCCGGGTCATCGAGACGCCCACGCCCAATGCCGGCACTATACAGG GAACACTCGTGGGTCGGCAAAGAGTGTCGCTCTCGACCCACCCCCTATCGACGCACTTCGACTTGTCTCACTTCAAG GTGGGCGAAACGGTCACCATCTTGGGCAGGACGTACTTCGTCACCAGCTGCGACCCCGCCACACGAATCTACCTGACCTCCCTTGGCTTCAACCCCAAGTCTGACCTGTGTGACCCGAGTCTTACTGCTTATCAG GAGCATCTCCCGGCAGCCACGGCGGCGGCGAGTGCAGGCAAGCTTCAGTTTTCGAGCGAATGGCCTCGCCAGCATCCTCTGGCCACCTTCGTCAACAGATCTGGCCAAGTACTCAG GTACTTTGGCGAGTGGGTGGCCGAAGGAAAGGAGAGCGGCGGCGTCCGCACTCTAGTTACAGACAAGGTCGAACTCCGCTACTACCTGGAGGACGACACGGCCGAGGTCCGCGTCCACCATCTCACGCCCCAGCAGGACGTTCTCACGCCCGCGCGCCCGGCCCAGCCCACCAAGATCCTCAAACGAGGTCCTGTGGCGAAG AATATGGCAGAGTTGAACAATGCGTCTTCGCTTGGCTCCGTGGGGCGGCCCACGCTCAACCTGGTGGGGCTCCGTGGCGGGCGGGCGCACCTGAAGGACCGACGCCCGCAG GCGCCATCCAGCCCCGTTTTCTTACAACCGAAGGACCTGGTTTTAGGGAAAACGGTAGATGTGGCGGGGAGACTCCTCAGGTTGTGCGAGTGTGATTCTTTCACAAAAAATTACTTCAAGAACGTGTATGGCATTG ATCAGCATCCTGTCGGCTACTCGTACCTGGACAAGCAGCTCGGGACGCCGCAGCTCCCTCGCACGGAGCCGCTTGACCCTCGCTGGCTGGAGGAGACGCCGAAGGACCCCCTCCACCCGTTGCCCACGACGGTCACCACGACCAACCATAACGCTCATTCGACAAG AGACGGCTACGAGCACACTATTCTTCGATTCGGCGCAAGATTAGTCaccgagaaggaaaaggacagagagagggaatttgtGATAAATTTCTACGCTCATGATTCTACAGTGTCTGTGTTCGAGGTCCCAAAGATCAACTCAG GTATGCGAGCGGGCATGTTTCTCGGCCGAGGGTTGGTCGTGTCCGAAAAGGGCGGGCATGTTGGCGGGAAGGACCTCTTTGCAGGCAACATCGTCAGGCTCAACTCGCACACTTTTTACATAACCCATGCTGACGAGTTCACGCTCGGCTTTATGGAGGAGCACTGTGATGAG TTTCCACAGGCGAACTACAACGTGGCACTGGACGAAGCCCGGCGGCACATGGGGCACCATGAGCTGACCTCGCTTCTGCATCAGCTCACAGGGCACGACTCTTCGAAGTCCGGCTATACGAGGACCGCCATCGTCCTTAACGCGCTCGCTAAGGCACTAG aaaagtcgGCCCTGACGAGACAGCAGATCCAGGCATTGGTCCGCCGTCACCGCCGGCAGGAGCCTTCGCCCTTTTCCCGGGAGAGCCTCACGCACCTGGCGTCGCTTCACCTTAAAAGACACAATTTCGACG ggcTGCCAGATCTGAGTTCGGGGCTGCGTGGGCGGGACACCGAAGGGCGAGGGCGCTTACCTGCAGCGACGGTCAGAGCAGCTGTTAAAGCCACGCGCCTCCCCGTCCCCACCCTGCTTGTGGACGCCCTTGTGAGCAG CGTGACGGAGCATGACGGTCAGATAGATTATGACAGGCTGTGTCATGAACTGGATTACCGGCAGCGACCTCACATCCATGACAACCTCCCATGCCAG CTCGACGAATCCTCCCTGGAAGTCGGTCTGCGGCGCCTCTCCGACGACACGGATTACGTCAACCTCATCGCAGACCTGGAAGGCAGCGCCAACACCCACCACTTCGCCGGCTCGGGGCTCGTGTAG